One genomic segment of Arachis duranensis cultivar V14167 chromosome 4, aradu.V14167.gnm2.J7QH, whole genome shotgun sequence includes these proteins:
- the LOC107483471 gene encoding small RNA-binding protein 11, chloroplastic-like encodes MEGLRQIWCQQHRSLSQLLFLRSISSKIFVKGLAFSTTKEKLAEAFSEYDNVLNADIVLNKAKNRSKGFGYVTFAKEEEARKAQMAMNGKILHGRVLYVDMEPNKKPEKSSFDKATTDG; translated from the exons ATGGAGGGTCTGCGGCAAATATGGTGTCAACAGCACCGGTCTCTTTCTCAGCTTCTTTTCCTCCGATCAATTTCTTCCAAGATTTTTGTCAAAG GTTTAGCATTTTCTACCACAAAAGAGAAATTAGCTGAAGCCTTTTCAGAATATGACAATGTCCTAAATG CTGATATAGTACTGAACAAAGCCAAGAACAGATCTAAGGGTTTTGGATATGTGACCTTTGCTAAGGAGGAAGAAGCCCGCAAGGCACAAATGGCTATGAATGGAAAG ATATTGCATGGACGTGTTCTGTACGTGGATATGGAACCAAATAAGAAACCAGAAAAATCATCTTTTGACAAGGCAACTACTGATGGTTGA
- the LOC127746575 gene encoding ATP synthase subunit beta, chloroplastic (The sequence of the model RefSeq protein was modified relative to this genomic sequence to represent the inferred CDS: added 26 bases not found in genome assembly) has translation MAEYFRDVNEQDVLLFIDNIFRFVQAGSEVSALLGRMPSAVGYQPTLSTEMGSLQERITSTKEGSITSIQAVYVPADDLTDPAPATTFAHLDATTVLSRGLAAKGIYPAVHRLRLSG, from the coding sequence ATGGCGGAATATTTTAGAGATGTTAATGAACAAGACGTGCTTCTATTTATCGACAATATCTTCCGATTCGTCCAAGCGGGATCCGAAGTGTCAGCCTTATTGGGTCGAATGCCTTCCGCTGTAGGTTATCAACCGACCCTTAGTACCGAAATGGGTTCTTTACAAGAAAGAATTACTTCTACCAAAGAAGGGTCTATAACTTCTATTCAAGCAGTTTATGTACCCGCAGACGATTTGACCGACCCTGCCCCTGCTACGACATTTGCACATTTGGATGCTACGACCGTACTATCAAGAGGATTGGCTGCCAAAGGTATCTATCCAGCTG
- the LOC110277313 gene encoding NAD(P)H-quinone oxidoreductase subunit J, chloroplastic-like, giving the protein MKMAPSLVRLYEQMPEPKYVIAMGACTITGGMFSTDSYSTVRGVDKLIPVDVYLPGCPPKPEAIIDAITKLRKKISREIDEDHIRSQQENRSPGGLLASVYHLTRIESGIDQPEEVCIKVYVPRKNPRIPSIFWVWKSADFQERESYDMLGISYENHPRLKRILMHENWIGWPLRKDYIAPNFYEIQDAY; this is encoded by the exons ATGAAAATGGCTCCTTCTTTAGTTAGATTATATGAGCAAATGCCCGAACCAAAATATGTTATTGCTATGGGAGCCTGTACAATTACAGGGGGTATGTTCAGTACCGATTCTTATAGTACTGTTCGGGGAGTTGATAAGCTAATTCCCGTGGATGTCTATTTGCCAGGCTGTCCACCTAAACCAGAGGCCATTATAGATGCTATAACAAAACTGCGTAAGAAAATATCTCGAGAAATCGATGAAGATCATATTAGGTCTCAACAAGAAAATAGGT CACCAGGAGGACTGTTAGCTAGTGTGTATCATCTTACAAGAATAGAGTCTGGGATAGATCAACCGGAAGAGGTATGCATAAAAGTATATGTACCAAGGAAAAATCCCCgaattccttctattttctgGGTTTGGAAAAGTGCGGATTTTCAAGAGAGGGAATCTTATGATATGTTAGGAATCTCTTATGAAAATCATCCGCGTCTGAAACGTATTTTAATGCACGAAAATTGGATAGGATGGCCTTTGCGTAAAGATTATATCGCCCCCAATTTTTATGAAATACAAGATGCTTACTAA
- the LOC107472350 gene encoding protein transport protein Sec61 subunit gamma-like, with product MDAINSVFEPLREFSKDSVRLVKRCHKPDHKEYFKVAVHTAIGITVMGFVGFFVKLIFIPINNIIVGSG from the coding sequence ATGGACGCCATTAATTCAGTGTTCGAACCTCTCAGAGAGTTTTCCAAGGACAGCGTAAGGCTCGTCAAGCGCTGTCATAAACCCGATCACAAAGAATATTTCAAGGTTGCTGTTCATACTGCAATCGGAATTACGGTTATGGGATTCGTTGGCTTCTTCGTCAAGCTCATCTTCATTCCTATTAACAACATCATCGTCGGATCTGGTTAG